The following coding sequences lie in one Fundidesulfovibrio magnetotacticus genomic window:
- the gap gene encoding type I glyceraldehyde-3-phosphate dehydrogenase yields the protein MATKIGVNGFGRIGRYLTRILANDQTIQIAAINARAGNEELARLLKHDSVHRNFQGEVSVWEHGITVNGREILVTRCNAGEWKWGELGIDLVTDTTGKFVDHEKASHHLSCGAKKVVISAPAKGPDCTIVMGVNEHEYDPAKHHIISSASCTTNCLAPVAKVLNDAFGIKHGLMTTIHSYTMSQRILDGSHKDPRRARAACVSLIPTTTGAARATTLVLPELKGKLDGYAIRVPTPDGSIVDLTCEMEKPVTKEAVNVLLKAKASEAMGYTEEPLVSVDYLGDTHGGVVDGLLTQVLDNNMLKVVIWYDNEAGFTHQLVRLLKLVAKG from the coding sequence ATGGCGACCAAGATTGGCGTGAACGGGTTCGGCCGCATCGGCCGCTACCTCACCAGGATTCTCGCGAACGACCAGACCATCCAGATCGCCGCGATCAACGCCAGGGCGGGCAACGAGGAGCTGGCCAGGCTTCTCAAGCACGACTCCGTGCACCGCAACTTCCAGGGCGAAGTGAGCGTGTGGGAACACGGCATCACCGTGAACGGCCGCGAAATCCTCGTGACGCGCTGCAACGCCGGAGAGTGGAAGTGGGGCGAACTGGGCATCGACCTGGTGACCGACACCACCGGCAAGTTCGTGGACCACGAGAAGGCCTCCCACCACCTGTCCTGCGGGGCCAAGAAGGTGGTGATCTCCGCCCCGGCCAAGGGTCCCGACTGCACCATCGTCATGGGCGTCAACGAGCACGAGTACGACCCGGCCAAGCACCACATCATCTCCTCGGCCTCGTGCACCACCAACTGCCTCGCCCCCGTGGCCAAGGTGCTCAACGACGCCTTCGGCATCAAGCACGGGCTCATGACCACCATCCACTCCTACACCATGAGCCAGCGCATCCTGGACGGCTCCCACAAGGATCCGCGCCGCGCCCGCGCCGCCTGCGTCTCGCTCATCCCCACCACCACCGGGGCCGCCCGCGCCACCACCCTGGTGCTCCCGGAGCTCAAGGGCAAGCTCGACGGCTACGCCATCCGCGTGCCCACCCCGGACGGCTCCATCGTGGACCTCACCTGCGAGATGGAGAAGCCCGTCACCAAGGAGGCCGTGAACGTCCTGCTCAAGGCCAAGGCCAGCGAGGCCATGGGCTACACCGAGGAGCCCCTGGTCTCCGTGGACTACCTGGGCGACACCCACGGCGGCGTGGTGGACGGCCTGCTCACCCAGGTGCTGGACAACAACATGCTCAAGGTGGTGATCTGGTACGACAACGAGGCCGGATTCACCCACCAGCTGGTGCGCCTGCTCAAGCTGGTGGCCAAGGGCTAG
- the fba gene encoding class II fructose-1,6-bisphosphate aldolase: MPLVSPKEMFEKAYAGGYAVGAFNVNNMEIVQGIIAAGNQERSPLILQVSAGARKYAGENYIMKLMEAAMQDTDLPVVLHLDHGQNFEICEMVIKAGFTSVMVDGSHLPFEENIALTKRVVECAHAQGVFVEAELGRLAGVEEDVSSEHSIYTDPDQAVEFVERSGCDSLAIAIGTSHGAYKFKGEAKLDFDRLEKIGKLMPGYPLVLHGSSSVPQEFVEMANKYGGTVGSARGVPEDMLRRAASMAVCKINIDTDIRLAMTAVIRKHFAEHPDHFDPRQYLTPARDAVRDMVAHKIRNVLGCSGKA; the protein is encoded by the coding sequence ATGCCGCTGGTATCCCCCAAGGAAATGTTCGAGAAGGCCTACGCCGGCGGCTATGCCGTGGGCGCGTTCAACGTCAACAACATGGAGATCGTCCAGGGCATCATCGCCGCTGGCAACCAGGAGCGCTCGCCGCTCATCCTGCAGGTCTCGGCCGGCGCGCGCAAGTACGCGGGCGAGAACTACATCATGAAGCTCATGGAGGCCGCCATGCAGGACACCGACCTGCCCGTGGTGCTCCACCTCGACCACGGGCAGAACTTCGAGATCTGCGAAATGGTCATCAAGGCGGGCTTCACCTCGGTGATGGTCGACGGCTCGCACCTGCCCTTCGAGGAGAACATCGCCCTGACAAAGCGCGTGGTGGAATGCGCCCACGCCCAGGGCGTGTTCGTGGAGGCCGAGCTCGGCCGCCTGGCAGGCGTGGAAGAGGACGTGAGCAGCGAGCACAGCATCTACACCGACCCCGACCAGGCCGTGGAGTTCGTGGAACGCTCGGGGTGCGACTCGCTGGCCATCGCCATCGGCACCAGCCACGGGGCCTACAAGTTCAAGGGCGAGGCCAAGCTCGACTTCGACCGCCTGGAGAAGATCGGCAAGCTCATGCCCGGCTATCCCCTGGTGCTTCACGGATCGTCGTCGGTGCCCCAGGAGTTCGTGGAGATGGCCAACAAGTACGGCGGGACCGTGGGCAGCGCCCGGGGCGTGCCCGAGGACATGCTGCGCCGCGCCGCCTCCATGGCCGTGTGCAAGATCAACATCGACACCGACATCCGCCTGGCCATGACCGCCGTGATCCGCAAACACTTCGCGGAACACCCCGACCACTTCGACCCCAGGCAATACCTCACCCCCGCGCGCGACGCCGTGCGCGACATGGTGGCCCACAAGATCAGGAACGTCCTGGGCTGCTCCGGCAAGGCCTGA
- the rbr gene encoding rubrerythrin, which translates to MPDLKGSRTEKNLLAAFAGECQAHVRYAFHAKQAKKEGYEQIAALFLETSEQEKAHARRFSRLLGGLSAEVTLPLAFPESGPTLDNLERSALGEERVGSLTYPEAAGVARDEGFAEAALVFEHIARAEIHHQQRFRALAENLRAGSVFARPEPVLWRCRHCGWTHEAKAAPERCPACAHPQAHFEITPWNW; encoded by the coding sequence ATGCCCGATCTGAAGGGAAGCCGGACCGAAAAAAACCTGCTCGCCGCCTTTGCCGGGGAGTGCCAGGCCCATGTGCGCTACGCCTTCCACGCCAAGCAGGCCAAAAAGGAAGGCTACGAGCAGATCGCCGCCCTCTTCCTGGAGACATCGGAGCAGGAAAAGGCCCACGCCAGGCGCTTCTCCAGGCTCCTGGGCGGACTCTCCGCCGAGGTGACCCTGCCCCTGGCCTTCCCCGAATCCGGCCCCACCCTGGACAACCTGGAACGCTCGGCCCTGGGCGAGGAGCGCGTGGGCAGCCTCACCTACCCCGAGGCTGCGGGCGTGGCCCGCGACGAAGGCTTCGCCGAGGCCGCCCTGGTGTTCGAGCACATCGCCCGGGCGGAAATCCATCACCAGCAACGCTTCCGCGCCCTGGCCGAAAACCTGCGCGCCGGAAGCGTCTTCGCGCGCCCCGAGCCCGTGCTCTGGCGCTGCCGCCACTGCGGCTGGACCCACGAGGCCAAGGCCGCCCCGGAGCGCTGTCCGGCCTGCGCCCACCCCCAGGCGCATTTCGAGATCACTCCGTGGAACTGGTAG